One window of the Acinetobacter equi genome contains the following:
- the hisC gene encoding histidinol-phosphate transaminase encodes MTFVPANEGIAQLKPYQPGKPISELERELGITDIVKLASNENPLGCSDKVKEAVAAELAEIGRYPDGGGFILKDQIHSQFGFEHNQITLGNGSNDLLEIFARAFVSEHDSVVYSQHAFAVYGLVTQAIGAQAIEVPAKGFSHDLPAMAAAIQEHTKLVFIANPNNPTGTWFEEAEFEAFMQKVPAHVVVVLDEAYVEYFPENFNSLKFLKQYPNLIVSRTMSKCYGLAALRVGFALASVEVTDFLNRIRQPFNVNHLAMVAAVAALKDEAFIEESRLVNKAGMAQLEAGFNALGLSYVPSRANFILVDVQADPAQTFNALLKEGVIVRPVGIANHLRVSIGTEAENAKFLAALAKVLGLEAKA; translated from the coding sequence ATGACGTTTGTCCCAGCCAATGAAGGCATCGCACAATTAAAACCGTATCAACCAGGTAAACCGATTAGTGAGCTTGAGCGTGAGTTAGGCATTACAGATATTGTAAAACTTGCATCAAATGAAAATCCACTTGGTTGTTCAGATAAAGTGAAAGAGGCAGTTGCTGCTGAACTTGCTGAAATTGGGCGATATCCAGACGGTGGTGGTTTTATTTTAAAAGATCAAATTCATTCGCAATTTGGTTTTGAGCATAACCAAATTACTTTAGGTAATGGTTCAAACGATTTATTAGAAATTTTTGCACGTGCATTTGTTTCAGAACATGATTCTGTTGTTTATAGTCAGCATGCTTTTGCTGTTTATGGACTGGTGACTCAAGCTATTGGCGCTCAAGCAATTGAAGTACCTGCAAAAGGTTTTTCGCATGATTTACCTGCAATGGCAGCTGCAATTCAAGAACATACGAAATTAGTATTTATTGCAAATCCAAATAACCCAACAGGGACTTGGTTTGAAGAAGCAGAATTTGAAGCATTTATGCAAAAAGTTCCTGCTCATGTGGTTGTTGTGCTTGATGAAGCATATGTGGAATATTTCCCTGAAAACTTCAATAGCTTAAAATTCTTAAAACAATATCCAAATTTAATTGTTAGCCGTACCATGTCTAAGTGTTATGGTTTAGCTGCATTACGTGTTGGCTTTGCATTAGCTTCAGTTGAAGTGACTGATTTCCTTAACCGTATTCGTCAGCCATTTAACGTTAATCATTTAGCAATGGTTGCTGCTGTTGCTGCGTTAAAAGATGAAGCGTTTATTGAGGAATCTCGTTTAGTAAATAAAGCAGGTATGGCACAACTTGAAGCAGGTTTTAATGCTCTAGGTTTAAGTTATGTACCATCACGCGCAAACTTTATTTTAGTTGATGTACAAGCAGACCCTGCTCAAACATTTAATGCATTACTTAAAGAAGGCGTTATCGTGCGTCCTGTAGGTATTGCAAATCATCTTCGTGTATCTATTGGTACTGAAGCAGAAAATGCAAAATTCTTGGCAGCACTTGCTAAGGTTTTAGGTTTAGAGGCTAAAGCTTAA